The window GCCCAAAGGCGAAAACGGGGCAAGAGTTGCTTTCCCGCCCGTCTGGCGCACTGGAATTTGCGTTCGCTCAAGCAACATTAAATGACACACCGCACCGGCGATTTTTGATGCATCCTAGAATCGTTCCGTGCCACATTGGATAGCGATTTGCTAAACTAGACCAGGCCGGCCGGGCACCCGGCCACCTGCGGCAAGCCACACTACGAAGGTAACGATTTCACAATGCGCTCCAGTGCCCCATCAGTTCTCCACGGCGATACGGCCACCGAGCTTGACCAGTTCATGGAAGCGGCGGGCGACATCGTGTTCCGGCTCGACGCGGCGGGCCGGATCGTCTCGGCCAGCGAGCGCACCCGGTCCCTGTTCGCGCTCCAGGGCGCCGATGCCACGCTGGTGGCGCTGGCGCCGGAAGCCGACCGGGCCGCGCTGCGCGCCGCATTGCTCGATGCCGGCGCCGCCGCCCAGCCCACCCGGCTCGACGTGCGCCTGCACACCGGCAGCAAGGATGTCTGGTTCGACCTGCGCCTGGGCCGCCTGCAACGTTCCGGCGACGCCGCACTGCTGGTGGTCGGGCGCGATATCTCGGCCCAGCGCGACACCGAGGAACGCCTGCGCCACCTGGCCACCCACGACTCCCTGACCGAACTGCCCAACCGCCTGCTGCTGTCGGACCGGATCCGCATGGTGATCGCCCACGCGCGCCGCTCGGGCCAGAATTTTTCGGTCGCCACCATCGGCCTCGATGGCTTCAAGAAGGTCAACGATGGCCTGGGCCACCCGGTCGGCGACGCCGTGCTGCGCATCGCCGCGGCGCGCCTGCGCACGACCCTGCGCGACAGCGACACCCTGGCGCGCATCGGCGGCGACGAGTTTGTCGCGGTCCTGCCGGGCACCTGCACCGAGGCCCAGATCAAGCTGGTCACCGGGCGCCTGCTGGCCACCCTGCAGGCGCCGTTCGAGGTCGACAAGCACACCATCTACATCGGCGCCTCGATCGGCCTGGCGCTGTTTCCCGAGCACGCCGAAGATGAAGTGCAGCTGGTCGCGCTGGCCGACGCCGCCATGTCGCGCGCCAAGGAAACCGGCAAGGCGCGCTGCCTGGTCTACAGCCCGCGCACAAGCAGCCCGCCGGAACACGACATTTCGCTCGAAGCAGCCATGTTCCACGCCGTGCGCGAAGGCGAATTCCTGCTCTACTACCAGCCGATCGTCGACGCCCCCACGCGCCGCATCCAGGGCTTCGAGACCCTGATGCGCTGGAAGCATCCAACCCTGGGCATGGTGCCGCCGGTGCGCTTCATCCCCATCGCCGAGACCAATGGCCTGATCAATCTGCTCGGCGCCTGGGCCCTGAAGGCGGCCTGCGTGCAGCTCAGGCAGTTCGAGGAAGTGGCCAAGCGATCGCTGTACATCTCGGTCAACATCAGTCCGCGCCAGTTTCGCAACGATAAATTCCTCGAGGTGCTGGACCATGCGCTCGCCTTTTCCGGCATGAGCGGCAGCCAGCTGGTCCTCGAAATCACCGAAGGAACCCTGATGATCGACCCCGTGCACGCAGAATCCATCCTCGTCAAGATGGCCGAGCGACAGGCGCGCATCGCCATCGACGATTTCGGCACCGGCTATTCCTCGCTGGCGTACCTGAAGCGCTTCCCGATCTCGGTGCTGAAAATCGACCGCGCCTTCGTCAAGGACTTGCCCGACGCGCCCAAGGATGGCGCGATCTGCAACGCGGTGCTCGACCTGGCCAAGCACCTGGGGCTGTCGGTGGTGGCCGAAGGCGTGGAAACCGAGGCGCAGCTCGATTACCTCGACCAGCGCGGCTGCCAGTACATCCAGGGCTACCTGACCGGCAAACCGATGCCGGCCCACGCGGCCATGGCCGCCCTCAGGGAAGACCTGTACGCGTCCCTGATGCCGCTCGAACCGCAGGCGGGGATACGATGATTGCCGGCGCACTGCTCCATCCCGCTCCGCCCGGCCCGGCCAGCGCCGACGCCACCCTGAACCAGTTGTGGGAACGGGTGCGCCGGCGCGGCGACATGCCCGGCTTCGCCAAAGCCATCAGTTCCATTCTCGGCGCCATGCGCGGCGAGGACGAGCATCAGTTCAGCATGACGCAAACCGTCCTGTCGGACCCGGTCCTGACCCAGAAGGTTCTGCGCCTGGCCAACAGCGGCATGTATTCGGCCTTCGGCCAGCGCATCAACACCGTCACCAAGGCGGTGCTGGTGCTCGGCACCGAAGCGATCGGCCACCTGGCGCTGGGCCTGAAGCTGATCGAGGAACTGACGCGCGCCTCGCCCGATTCGGCCATCGCCCACGTGGAGATGGAAAAAGCGGTGCTGGCCGGGATGGTGGCGCAGCAGGTCGCCGCCAGCGCCGCCGCGCGCGACTCCGAAGAAGCGGTGGTGTGCTCGATGCTGCACACGCT of the Massilia violaceinigra genome contains:
- a CDS encoding putative bifunctional diguanylate cyclase/phosphodiesterase, translated to MRSSAPSVLHGDTATELDQFMEAAGDIVFRLDAAGRIVSASERTRSLFALQGADATLVALAPEADRAALRAALLDAGAAAQPTRLDVRLHTGSKDVWFDLRLGRLQRSGDAALLVVGRDISAQRDTEERLRHLATHDSLTELPNRLLLSDRIRMVIAHARRSGQNFSVATIGLDGFKKVNDGLGHPVGDAVLRIAAARLRTTLRDSDTLARIGGDEFVAVLPGTCTEAQIKLVTGRLLATLQAPFEVDKHTIYIGASIGLALFPEHAEDEVQLVALADAAMSRAKETGKARCLVYSPRTSSPPEHDISLEAAMFHAVREGEFLLYYQPIVDAPTRRIQGFETLMRWKHPTLGMVPPVRFIPIAETNGLINLLGAWALKAACVQLRQFEEVAKRSLYISVNISPRQFRNDKFLEVLDHALAFSGMSGSQLVLEITEGTLMIDPVHAESILVKMAERQARIAIDDFGTGYSSLAYLKRFPISVLKIDRAFVKDLPDAPKDGAICNAVLDLAKHLGLSVVAEGVETEAQLDYLDQRGCQYIQGYLTGKPMPAHAAMAALREDLYASLMPLEPQAGIR